The genomic stretch TCTGGTCCACCCGGACCAGAGCGAGCAGGTCCCGGCGATGGTCCAGCGTTACCGGGCCATGGTCGAATCCAAGGGTGGGACCATCCATCGCCTGGAGGACTGGGGGCGCAGGGTCTTGGCGTACCCCATCGAGGACATCCACAAGGCCCACTACGTGCTCATGAACATCGAATGCGATGCGCCCGCGCTCAATGAATTGACCTCCGCGTTTCGGTTCAATGACGCGGTCTTGCG from Pseudomonadota bacterium encodes the following:
- the rpsF gene encoding 30S ribosomal protein S6, giving the protein MRHYEIVFLVHPDQSEQVPAMVQRYRAMVESKGGTIHRLEDWGRRVLAYPIEDIHKAHYVLMNIECDAPALNELTSAFRFNDAVLRNLVMRRKAPVTGPSPLARRPEDDRPSEGRDEQDASPAAPVDVPAGAGAVSDSGAPSGDAPTDGGAAE